TTTTCGGTCTTCAGATATTCGGCCGAATCCCACGGCCGAGTTTTGATTTTTTCCATCGCTTACTCCGTATCAAGGTGGGGTAGCATCCGATGCGCGGCTTTGATGTCCGACGCCTGGGTCGACTTGTCGCCACCGCATAGCAGGATGATCAGCACAGCGCCGCGCTGTACGTGTTCGCAGTCCTCCAACACCACGCGAGAAAGCCAGTCCCGATGAACTGGCTTTCTCATCGGCATGCCCATATGCGTGGGCACCGTCCCTCGCCCGCGATCAATCGAAATCGAACATCTCGAAGAGCGACTTCTTCTTGCGGGGCTGTTCGTAGTGGCGACGGCGGTCGTCGTGGCCGTATTGGGGGTGACGACGATGTTTGCCGTCGCCATGATTGTCATGATCCCGATACTCGCGTTCGATGCGTTGCATGCGCTCATCGCTCGCGCCGCCTCGCGTCAGATGCGCCGGCATCGTTCCGCCGCCGTCCGTACGTTCGATCAGCTTGTCCAACTCGCCGCGATCGAGCCATACGCCCCGGCAACTCGGACAGTAATCGATCTCCACTCCCTGACGCTCCGTCATCAGCAAATCCGGGGTACCGCATACAGGACACTTCATCGTTTCGCTCCGTCACGTGAAAGACAACGCCTTCAATGTATCGGTCACGAAAGGCCGAAAAAACCTGCATTTACATTCGCAATACTTCGAAAAAACCGAACCCCATCTCATCTCCCTTTGCAGGTAAATCCATGCAAAAAAAGCGGCGCCGGCTTTCACCGGCACCGCCTCGTCCATCGCCTCAAACCGTCAAACCGGCGTCGGGCTCAGTGCAGGACCCTCGCCTTCGCGGC
The Pandoraea pulmonicola DNA segment above includes these coding regions:
- a CDS encoding zf-TFIIB domain-containing protein; protein product: MKCPVCGTPDLLMTERQGVEIDYCPSCRGVWLDRGELDKLIERTDGGGTMPAHLTRGGASDERMQRIEREYRDHDNHGDGKHRRHPQYGHDDRRRHYEQPRKKKSLFEMFDFD